One genomic segment of Alkalimarinus alittae includes these proteins:
- the atpB gene encoding F0F1 ATP synthase subunit A yields MAGETLTASSYIQHHLQNLTYGNHPEGGWMFAHTAQEAKEMGFWAIHVDTMGWSIALGVLFLWLFRSAAKKASAGVPGGLQNFVEVMVEFVDNSVKETFHGRNKVIAPLALTIFCWIFLMNFMDLIPVDFLPRLAQIITGNEHLYFRVVPTTDLNATIGMALSVFALIVYYSIKVKGVSGFVGELTLQPFGKWMIPFNLLLEGVGLLAKPVSLALRLFGNLYAGELIFILIALMPLWVQWTLSVPWAIFHILIITLQAFIFMMLTIVYLSMAHEDH; encoded by the coding sequence ATGGCAGGCGAAACCCTCACCGCATCATCCTATATACAGCATCACCTTCAGAATCTTACCTATGGTAATCACCCTGAAGGCGGCTGGATGTTTGCGCATACCGCACAAGAAGCCAAAGAAATGGGTTTTTGGGCCATTCATGTAGATACCATGGGTTGGTCTATCGCGTTAGGCGTCCTATTCTTATGGTTGTTCCGTTCAGCTGCAAAAAAGGCATCAGCGGGTGTACCCGGTGGTTTGCAGAACTTTGTAGAAGTCATGGTTGAGTTTGTTGATAATAGCGTCAAAGAAACATTCCATGGTCGAAATAAAGTCATTGCACCTTTAGCGCTGACTATATTTTGCTGGATATTCCTGATGAATTTCATGGATTTAATTCCAGTAGATTTCTTACCTAGATTAGCTCAAATCATTACAGGAAATGAGCATTTGTATTTTAGGGTTGTTCCAACGACTGACCTTAATGCAACGATAGGTATGGCACTTTCAGTATTTGCCCTGATTGTCTATTACAGCATCAAAGTAAAAGGCGTTAGTGGCTTTGTTGGCGAGCTTACTTTACAACCGTTTGGTAAGTGGATGATTCCTTTTAATCTATTGTTAGAAGGTGTTGGGCTACTTGCCAAACCTGTTTCATTAGCATTGCGATTATTCGGTAACCTATATGCTGGTGAATTGATCTTTATCCTTATTGCATTAATGCCACTTTGGGTCCAGTGGACCTTATCGGTGCCATGGGCAATATTCCATATTCTTATAATTACATTGCAAGCATTTATCTTTATGATGCTAACAATTGTTTATTTGAGCATGGCGCACGAAGATCACTAA
- the atpE gene encoding F0F1 ATP synthase subunit C has protein sequence METVVGLTAIAVALLIGLGALGTAIGFGLLGGKFLEGAARQPEMVPMLQVKMFIVAGLLDAVTMIGVGIALFFTFANPFVGQL, from the coding sequence ATGGAAACTGTAGTTGGCTTAACCGCAATTGCTGTAGCGCTTTTGATCGGACTTGGTGCCCTAGGTACTGCGATTGGATTCGGTTTGTTGGGCGGAAAGTTCCTTGAAGGTGCTGCTCGCCAGCCTGAAATGGTCCCTATGCTTCAGGTTAAAATGTTCATCGTTGCAGGTCTTCTTGATGCTGTAACAATGATCGGTGTTGGTATCGCGTTGTTCTTCACTTTTGCTAACCCGTTTGTTGGTCAGCTATAA
- a CDS encoding F0F1 ATP synthase subunit delta gives MAELTTVARPYAKAAYAAAQSQNTLADWSAMLGFSAAVAADQNMKTVLDHPSLTSEKKAETFISVCDGKLSEQGQNFISVLAENKRLTLLPEIAALFELFKAQQERSVDVEVESAFELSAEQQEQLAQALTKKLDRKVNVSSTTNPALLGGVIMRAEDLVIDGSVRGKLAKLAEAINS, from the coding sequence ATGGCAGAGTTAACAACGGTAGCCCGGCCATACGCAAAAGCGGCTTATGCCGCTGCGCAGAGCCAGAATACATTAGCAGACTGGTCTGCAATGTTGGGCTTTAGTGCTGCGGTAGCCGCTGATCAGAACATGAAGACTGTTTTAGACCATCCTTCACTTACCAGTGAAAAGAAGGCTGAAACATTCATAAGTGTTTGTGATGGCAAATTGTCAGAACAAGGCCAGAACTTTATTTCAGTTCTCGCCGAAAATAAGCGTCTGACTCTGCTACCAGAGATTGCTGCCTTATTTGAACTTTTTAAAGCTCAACAGGAACGATCTGTTGACGTTGAAGTTGAAAGTGCATTCGAATTGAGTGCAGAGCAGCAAGAGCAACTGGCACAGGCATTAACTAAAAAACTAGATCGTAAAGTAAATGTCAGCTCAACCACTAACCCAGCATTGTTGGGTGGTGTGATTATGAGAGCTGAAGATCTAGTTATCGACGGTTCTGTTCGTGGAAAACTTGCGAAATTGGCCGAGGCAATTAATTCCTAG
- the rsmG gene encoding 16S rRNA (guanine(527)-N(7))-methyltransferase RsmG, with amino-acid sequence MTDTQTSALLCYLELLNKWNKAYNLTAVRNPEEMLYRHLLDSLSVVSWVKGERIIDVGTGPGLPGIPLAILFPSTDFTLLDSNGKKTRFLTQCKLEMGLDNITVIHGRVEDFQPEALFDQVISRAFSAIENMVNWCGHLVDSKGKFLAMKGLFPKEELTSLPEGFTVEESHELDVPGCDGERHLIIIRKNG; translated from the coding sequence TTGACCGACACTCAGACCTCTGCATTATTATGTTATTTAGAGTTACTGAATAAGTGGAATAAAGCCTACAACTTGACGGCTGTTCGAAACCCGGAAGAGATGCTTTATCGTCATTTGTTAGACTCATTGAGTGTTGTATCGTGGGTTAAAGGTGAACGTATTATTGATGTAGGCACCGGGCCAGGCTTGCCAGGCATTCCTCTTGCTATTCTATTCCCATCAACTGATTTTACGCTGCTGGACAGTAACGGTAAAAAAACGCGTTTTCTGACTCAGTGTAAATTAGAGATGGGGTTGGATAATATTACGGTTATTCATGGGCGCGTTGAAGACTTCCAGCCAGAAGCATTATTTGATCAGGTCATCTCAAGAGCCTTTAGTGCGATTGAAAATATGGTGAACTGGTGCGGTCATCTTGTAGATAGCAAAGGTAAGTTTTTAGCAATGAAAGGGCTGTTTCCTAAAGAGGAGCTGACTAGCCTGCCAGAAGGTTTTACCGTAGAAGAAAGCCATGAACTTGATGTACCGGGTTGCGATGGCGAGCGACATCTTATTATCATTCGTAAAAACGGATAG
- a CDS encoding ParA family protein: MARIFAVTNQKGGVGKTTTCVNLSASLAATKRKILMVDLDPQGNATMGSGIDKNEVERSVYDVLTKKATIEDVIVRSEAAGFDVLPANGDVTAAEVELLNEIGREHRLRLALNKVRDNYDFILIDCPPSLNMLTVNALSASDSVIIPMQCEYYALEGLAALMNTIEQIRETINPSLEIEGILRTMYDPRNSLTRDVSSQLHEYFGDQVYGSVIPRNIRLAEAPSYGLPALKYDKGSKGALSYLALAGEVVRKTKAKAKEKADALV, translated from the coding sequence ATGGCACGAATATTTGCCGTTACCAATCAGAAGGGTGGAGTAGGTAAAACAACAACCTGCGTTAATCTGTCTGCGTCACTAGCAGCGACAAAGCGGAAGATACTAATGGTCGATCTCGACCCTCAGGGTAATGCAACCATGGGGAGCGGTATCGATAAAAACGAAGTTGAAAGATCTGTTTATGATGTGCTGACTAAAAAAGCGACAATAGAAGATGTTATCGTTAGATCAGAAGCGGCTGGCTTTGACGTACTTCCTGCTAATGGCGATGTAACCGCTGCAGAAGTTGAACTACTGAATGAAATCGGGCGTGAACATCGATTACGTTTGGCATTAAATAAAGTCAGAGACAACTATGACTTTATTTTGATTGACTGCCCACCTTCTCTCAATATGCTCACAGTTAATGCGTTATCTGCGTCTGACAGTGTGATTATTCCTATGCAGTGTGAGTATTATGCCCTTGAAGGGTTAGCGGCCTTAATGAATACCATTGAGCAAATCAGGGAAACCATTAACCCTTCGCTTGAAATAGAGGGTATATTACGCACCATGTACGACCCTCGAAATAGCCTGACTCGTGACGTTTCTTCACAGCTACATGAATACTTCGGGGATCAGGTTTATGGTTCTGTCATCCCGAGGAATATTCGTTTGGCAGAAGCGCCTAGCTATGGTCTTCCGGCGTTAAAGTACGATAAAGGGTCTAAAGGAGCGTTATCTTACCTAGCGCTTGCTGGAGAAGTGGTTCGAAAAACAAAAGCAAAGGCCAAGGAAAAAGCAGACGCTTTGGTTTAG
- a CDS encoding F0F1 ATP synthase subunit I, with the protein MSGKKTVSGIKRPAIYRLIGVQLGATLIISIGFLLKDQVAAYSALLGGLIFTLPNIYFAYKAFAYTGARAARQIVNSFYKGESVKLALTAVLFTVVFVSVKPLNVLALFVTFIIVLTTNWLTPLLLSHQPQRK; encoded by the coding sequence ATGAGCGGTAAAAAAACAGTTTCCGGAATTAAGCGACCGGCAATTTATCGATTAATTGGGGTTCAGTTGGGAGCTACCCTGATAATAAGTATCGGTTTTTTGCTAAAAGATCAGGTAGCAGCATATTCAGCATTGCTGGGTGGGCTAATTTTTACACTGCCTAATATCTATTTTGCTTATAAAGCCTTTGCATACACTGGTGCCAGAGCCGCGCGTCAGATAGTTAACTCCTTTTATAAGGGTGAATCAGTGAAATTGGCGCTGACTGCAGTTTTATTTACTGTGGTATTTGTGTCGGTAAAACCGTTAAACGTTTTAGCACTGTTTGTAACCTTTATTATTGTATTAACGACGAATTGGCTGACTCCGCTTTTGTTGAGTCATCAGCCACAGCGGAAATAG
- a CDS encoding F0F1 ATP synthase subunit B: MNINLTMIGQAIAFFIFVVFCMKYVWPPVIAALQERQKKIADGLDAADRASRDLDLAQNKAKQELREAKLQAAELIEQANKRSTQIVEEAKEQAREEGNRLVVAAKAEIEQESNRAKEVLRAEVAAIAVAGAEKILQTSIDSNVHSDLLNKLAAEL; the protein is encoded by the coding sequence GTGAACATTAACTTGACAATGATTGGTCAAGCCATCGCATTCTTCATATTCGTCGTATTTTGTATGAAATACGTGTGGCCTCCTGTAATAGCAGCGCTACAAGAAAGACAGAAGAAAATTGCGGATGGTTTAGATGCTGCAGATCGTGCATCACGTGATCTTGATTTAGCCCAAAATAAGGCGAAGCAAGAGCTACGTGAAGCTAAGTTGCAAGCAGCAGAGCTAATCGAGCAAGCAAACAAGCGTTCTACCCAAATCGTCGAGGAAGCTAAAGAGCAAGCTCGTGAAGAAGGTAATCGTTTGGTTGTAGCAGCGAAAGCTGAAATTGAACAAGAAAGCAATCGGGCGAAAGAAGTACTACGTGCTGAAGTCGCTGCCATTGCTGTAGCGGGTGCCGAGAAAATTCTGCAAACCTCTATTGATTCTAACGTTCATAGCGACTTGCTTAATAAGCTTGCCGCTGAGCTATAA
- the mnmG gene encoding tRNA uridine-5-carboxymethylaminomethyl(34) synthesis enzyme MnmG — protein sequence MDFPKRFDVIVIGGGHAGTEAALAAARMGSQTLLLTHNIETLGQMSCNPAIGGIGKSHLVKEIDALGGAMALATDKGGIQFRVLNSRKGPAVRATRAQADRILYKAAVRSILENQPNLEIFQQSADDLIVEGDQVKGVVTNMGVRFHANSVVLTAGTFLGGRIHVGLENHSGGRAGDPPSIALANRLRELPFRVGRLKTGTPPRIDARSVDFSVMAEQPGDMPTPVMSYMGSLSDHPEQISCYVTHTNERTHDIIRAGFDRSPMFSGVIEGIGPRYCPSIEDKVNRFADKNSHQIFVEPEGLTTHELYPNGISTSLPFDVQLELVRSMKGFENAHITRPGYAIEYDYFNPQDLKHSLETKFINNLFFAGQINGTTGYEEAGAQGLLAGINASLKAKDQEAWYPRRDEAYIGVLVDDLITLGTTEPYRMFTSRAEYRLILREDNADLRLTEKGRELGLVDDKRWAAFSKKKESIEAERTRLNKTWIQPTSEQAKIANKYLEHPLNREYSLSDLLKRPEIDYSKIAEIGSQAIDDDSVAEQIEIQVKYEGYITRQQEEIERLKRHENTILPIDFDYDNVPGLSNELTSKLKDVRPETIAQASRIPGVTPAAISLLIIYLKKRSMMRKEIA from the coding sequence GTGGATTTTCCAAAACGTTTTGATGTTATTGTTATTGGCGGCGGGCACGCAGGTACAGAGGCCGCGCTAGCGGCTGCACGAATGGGTAGTCAGACATTATTGTTAACTCATAACATCGAAACACTCGGTCAGATGTCTTGTAATCCGGCTATAGGTGGAATCGGAAAAAGCCATTTGGTCAAAGAAATTGATGCCTTAGGTGGTGCCATGGCATTGGCAACTGACAAGGGCGGTATTCAGTTCCGCGTTCTTAACTCACGTAAAGGGCCAGCCGTTAGAGCGACACGAGCTCAAGCCGATCGAATTTTATATAAAGCGGCGGTTCGCTCAATACTTGAAAATCAACCTAACCTCGAGATCTTTCAACAGTCAGCAGATGACTTAATTGTTGAGGGAGATCAGGTAAAAGGTGTGGTTACCAATATGGGTGTTCGTTTTCATGCAAATAGCGTGGTGTTAACGGCTGGCACATTCTTAGGTGGCCGAATTCACGTAGGCTTAGAAAACCATTCTGGTGGTCGTGCAGGAGATCCACCTTCTATAGCGTTGGCTAACCGACTTAGAGAACTGCCTTTTAGGGTAGGTCGTTTAAAAACAGGCACCCCCCCACGTATCGACGCACGGTCTGTTGATTTTTCTGTGATGGCTGAACAGCCAGGCGACATGCCAACGCCTGTAATGTCGTATATGGGCAGCCTGAGCGATCATCCAGAGCAAATCAGTTGCTATGTGACTCATACCAATGAACGAACTCATGACATTATACGTGCGGGTTTTGACCGTTCACCGATGTTTAGCGGTGTAATAGAAGGTATTGGGCCACGTTACTGCCCTTCAATTGAAGATAAAGTAAACCGCTTTGCAGATAAAAACTCACATCAGATATTTGTTGAGCCCGAAGGGTTAACTACACATGAGTTATATCCCAACGGTATATCCACCAGTTTGCCGTTTGATGTGCAGTTAGAGCTTGTGCGTTCAATGAAAGGGTTTGAAAACGCGCATATTACACGCCCGGGTTATGCCATTGAATACGATTACTTTAACCCGCAAGACCTTAAGCATTCACTTGAAACCAAGTTTATCAACAACTTGTTTTTTGCAGGCCAGATTAACGGCACTACCGGTTATGAAGAAGCCGGTGCGCAAGGGCTTTTGGCCGGTATTAACGCATCATTAAAAGCAAAAGACCAAGAGGCTTGGTATCCAAGACGTGATGAAGCCTATATTGGCGTATTGGTTGATGATCTTATTACCTTAGGAACCACTGAACCTTATCGCATGTTTACCAGCCGTGCAGAATACCGTTTGATACTAAGAGAAGATAACGCTGATTTGCGATTAACTGAAAAAGGGCGAGAGCTTGGGTTGGTTGATGACAAGCGTTGGGCTGCATTTTCTAAAAAGAAAGAATCCATTGAAGCTGAAAGAACGCGATTAAACAAAACGTGGATTCAGCCAACCTCAGAACAGGCTAAAATTGCGAATAAATATCTTGAGCATCCGCTCAACAGAGAATACAGTTTATCTGACTTATTAAAGCGTCCTGAGATTGATTACTCTAAAATTGCAGAAATTGGTAGTCAGGCCATTGATGATGATAGCGTAGCAGAGCAGATTGAAATTCAGGTTAAGTATGAAGGCTACATTACTCGCCAGCAGGAAGAAATTGAGCGTTTAAAGCGGCACGAAAATACCATACTCCCCATCGACTTTGACTACGATAATGTTCCAGGTTTATCTAACGAATTGACCTCAAAGCTAAAAGATGTGCGTCCAGAGACGATTGCTCAAGCGTCTCGCATACCGGGCGTCACGCCTGCGGCTATTTCGCTGTTAATTATTTATCTTAAAAAACGTTCTATGATGAGAAAAGAAATTGCGTAA
- a CDS encoding ParB/RepB/Spo0J family partition protein codes for MVAKKRGLGERGLGALLAGSKVKLQTENTQDGELRELPVDLIQRGVYQPRRDMDPEALEELADSIRQQGVMQPIIVRPIAENRYEIIAGERRWRATQIAGLDRVPAIIRDVADDAAVAMALIENIQRENLNAMEEAMALQRLQDEFELTQQEVAHAVGKSRSTVTNLLRLIGLSHDVKVMLEHGDLEMGHGRAMLSLSPELQLQAANQVVAKSLSVRQTEALVRKLQEEKDHPKETKKVDPDIRRLQQDLSERIGAKVAINHNAKGKGKLVIEYSSVDELDGILNHIK; via the coding sequence ATGGTAGCAAAAAAACGAGGTTTAGGAGAGCGCGGCTTAGGTGCTCTATTAGCAGGCTCTAAAGTTAAGCTCCAAACTGAGAACACTCAGGATGGCGAGCTACGAGAGTTACCCGTTGATTTGATACAGCGTGGTGTTTATCAACCTCGACGTGATATGGACCCTGAAGCACTAGAAGAGTTGGCTGACTCGATTCGCCAACAAGGTGTGATGCAGCCCATTATTGTTCGCCCCATTGCTGAAAATCGCTATGAAATAATTGCAGGGGAGAGGCGCTGGCGTGCAACACAGATTGCGGGTTTAGATCGAGTTCCTGCCATTATTCGTGATGTTGCTGATGATGCTGCCGTCGCCATGGCTCTAATTGAAAACATCCAACGCGAAAACCTTAATGCGATGGAAGAGGCAATGGCGCTACAACGCCTGCAAGATGAGTTTGAATTAACACAGCAAGAAGTCGCTCATGCAGTGGGCAAGTCGCGATCTACTGTTACTAACTTGCTGCGCTTGATTGGGCTTTCTCATGACGTTAAAGTTATGCTCGAGCACGGTGACCTAGAAATGGGCCATGGTAGAGCAATGCTGTCGTTATCGCCTGAATTACAACTCCAAGCCGCAAATCAGGTGGTTGCGAAATCATTGTCGGTTAGACAAACAGAAGCATTGGTGAGAAAACTTCAAGAAGAGAAAGATCACCCCAAAGAAACTAAAAAAGTAGACCCTGATATTCGACGCCTACAACAAGACCTGTCTGAAAGAATTGGTGCTAAAGTAGCCATCAATCATAATGCTAAAGGTAAAGGAAAGTTAGTTATCGAATACAGCAGTGTTGATGAGTTGGACGGAATTCTAAATCACATTAAGTGA
- a CDS encoding MFS transporter, with translation MEEHNQSSLLKSKRFLPFFCTQFLGAFNDNIFKNTLMLLIAFSATTALGMESNVVMNLAAGLFILPFFLFSAIAGQVADKYEKSSIIRKVKLAEIVIMLLAAVCFITESYSLLLLLLFVMGTQSTFFGPVKYAILPQHLRNDELVGGNALVEMGTFVAILLGTIGAGILMGFEGTKELTACAVIVVAITGYLASRKIPVAESADPTLKLDFNIFRMTGQVLKYAREDRAVFLSIMAISWFWFLGASYLTQFPNFAKTVLQGDSSVVTMLLALFSIGIGVGSMLCERLSGHKVEIGIVPIGSLGLTLFGIDLYCSIPSYYVDEPLTWLEFIAHSDNLRVLIDLIGIGIFGGFFIVPLYAYIQKNSKPEQRAQIIAANNIMNALFMVASAIAGILLLGVLDLSIPEFFLVIALMNLVIAVYVYSQVTEFAFRFVVWILSHSMYRVTHKNLDVIPDEGPAVIVCNHVSFVDALLIAGAVRRPIRFVMDYQIFKSPLLGPIFRLAKAIPIAPRHKDEQVYLQAFETISNELENGQLVCIFPEGKLTKTGEMNEFRGGVEIILERNSVEVVTLALQGLWGSFFSHKDGPAFANLPKRFWSKVNIVGGRKWTAEEATAAALEANVKELRGDNP, from the coding sequence ATGGAAGAACATAATCAATCAAGCCTTCTTAAATCCAAACGCTTTTTGCCGTTTTTCTGTACGCAATTTTTAGGTGCTTTTAACGATAATATCTTTAAGAATACACTAATGTTATTGATTGCGTTCTCTGCAACGACAGCGCTGGGAATGGAATCAAATGTAGTGATGAACTTAGCCGCAGGCTTGTTTATTTTGCCATTTTTTCTTTTTTCGGCTATTGCAGGGCAGGTCGCCGATAAATATGAAAAATCATCCATTATTAGAAAAGTTAAGCTAGCAGAAATTGTAATTATGCTGTTAGCAGCGGTGTGCTTTATCACCGAATCTTATAGTTTATTGTTATTGCTACTTTTTGTGATGGGCACCCAATCAACATTTTTTGGCCCTGTAAAATATGCAATATTACCTCAACACTTGAGAAATGATGAGTTAGTGGGGGGGAATGCTCTGGTCGAGATGGGCACCTTTGTGGCAATTCTATTAGGGACCATTGGTGCAGGTATCTTGATGGGCTTTGAAGGCACCAAAGAACTAACGGCTTGTGCTGTCATAGTGGTTGCTATTACAGGCTATCTGGCAAGTAGGAAAATACCGGTTGCAGAATCGGCTGATCCAACCTTGAAGCTAGATTTTAATATCTTTCGTATGACAGGGCAGGTATTAAAATATGCGAGAGAAGATAGGGCTGTCTTTTTGTCGATAATGGCTATTTCTTGGTTCTGGTTTTTAGGCGCATCATACCTTACTCAATTTCCAAACTTTGCAAAAACGGTTCTGCAAGGTGATTCATCCGTTGTTACTATGTTATTAGCACTATTCTCTATCGGAATTGGTGTGGGGTCGATGTTGTGTGAGCGTCTATCAGGTCACAAAGTAGAAATTGGTATTGTGCCTATTGGCTCATTGGGGCTAACACTTTTTGGCATTGATCTATATTGCTCAATACCATCATATTATGTTGATGAGCCATTAACCTGGTTAGAGTTTATAGCCCATTCAGATAATCTACGTGTGCTGATCGATTTAATCGGTATTGGTATCTTTGGTGGTTTTTTTATTGTGCCTTTGTATGCCTATATTCAGAAAAATTCAAAACCTGAGCAACGAGCACAAATAATAGCCGCTAATAATATTATGAATGCCTTGTTTATGGTGGCGAGTGCAATTGCAGGAATTCTGCTATTAGGTGTACTTGATTTAAGCATTCCCGAGTTCTTTTTAGTCATCGCTCTGATGAACCTGGTGATCGCCGTCTATGTTTATTCACAAGTAACGGAATTTGCGTTTCGCTTTGTGGTTTGGATACTTTCGCACTCGATGTATCGGGTAACGCATAAAAACCTAGATGTAATACCAGATGAAGGCCCTGCAGTTATTGTGTGTAACCATGTCAGTTTTGTTGATGCGTTACTTATTGCGGGTGCAGTACGGCGGCCAATTCGGTTTGTGATGGATTATCAAATATTCAAATCCCCATTATTAGGGCCTATCTTTCGCTTGGCAAAAGCGATACCAATTGCGCCTCGTCATAAAGATGAGCAGGTTTATCTACAAGCATTTGAAACAATTTCCAATGAGCTTGAAAACGGTCAACTGGTTTGTATCTTCCCTGAGGGTAAGCTAACTAAAACAGGTGAGATGAATGAGTTTCGTGGCGGGGTAGAAATAATACTAGAGCGTAATTCTGTAGAGGTGGTGACCCTCGCGTTGCAGGGGTTATGGGGAAGCTTTTTTAGTCATAAAGACGGACCTGCCTTTGCAAACCTACCTAAGCGATTTTGGTCAAAAGTTAATATTGTTGGTGGGCGCAAGTGGACGGCTGAAGAAGCAACCGCGGCGGCTTTAGAAGCAAACGTTAAAGAGTTGCGTGGGGATAACCCTTAA